Within the Acidobacteriota bacterium genome, the region CAATATTTCTCAAGGGCATTCTCTAAATGCCAGTCTTGGGAAACAACCTTAATGCAACGCCAGCAAAGGCGCTGGTGGAGTCTGAGCAGTCGCTCAAGGAGTAAATCCTGTCAAGATAATCAGCACGCAACTCTCGGATATATTCCTGATGGGTTCGCTGATAGAACCACTTATGTCTATTGAACTGCCTGTAGACAAAAACACAGGAGGCATTTTCCGCTCCTCAGAAAGGGATTAGCTTATGAAGCGTTCTGCCTCAATTCTGATACTCTTCCTCTTCTTTCTCTTTGTTATCTATCAAGCCAAAGCGCCTGTGGAAGCGCAGAATCAAACACCGTCGAATGTCGCAGGGCAACTACCCGACGCTGATGCTACAAAAGCGGTTCAACTCGATTGCGCCGGATGTCATGGACCTAACAAGACGCTTCCTTATCTGGGAGGAGCTTTATTCCATAAAGAAGCGCACGAAGCCTACAATCACGGTTTCCACGCTCAAGCCTTGAAGAACGGTGGTAAGGCTGCCAGTTGTCTCGATTGTCATGCGCCGGGTGGTGATATGTCGGCAATCCTGCCCAAAAGTGACCCCAAATCGACCATCAACCGGGCGAACATCGCCAATACCTGCGGCTCCTGTCACAGCAAGAAATCCGTGATGGAGGGCACCGGTATCAGCAACCGTCCCTTCCTTGCCTATGAAGAGAGCGCCCATGCGCGCGCCATCGCACGCGGTCAGATTGGTGCCGCTGTTTGCACGGATTGCCATAACAGCCATGACATCCTGCCCGCCTCGAACAACCTTTCGCCAATCTTCAAAGCCAATATTCCAAAGACCTGTGCGAAATGTCATTCACAGGTCGTAAACGAATTTATTCAGAGTGTGCATGGCGCGGCGGTCGAAAGGGGCGTTTCGCAAGCCCCCGCCTGCACCGATTGTCATGGCATTCATACGATTAAACCACGTATTGATGCGCGCTCCACGCTTGGCACCACGGCTTGCGCCCAATGCCATCAGGGAGTGCGTTTGACGCAGGAATTCGGCGTCCAGGGCGAACGGGTCAGCAGTTACGAAGACAGCTATCATGGAATGGCAAGAAAGTTCGGCTCTGACGTGGCAGCCGATTGCGCGAGCTGTCATGGGGTGCATAATATTTTGCCTTCTTCGGATCCGAAATCGATGATTAATCGCGACAACCTGGTTAAAACCTGCGGTCAGTGTCATATCGGAGCGGGCGAGCAATTTATCATTGGTAAAGTTCATCTCGATGTCCCTACCGCAGAGGATATCGGTAGCGTTGCCACGCGCTGGGTGCGATGGATATACCTGATTTTAATTGGCGTAACCATCGGCGCAATGGCAATTCATAATATTCTGGTCTGGCGCAAGAAAGCCGTTGAGCGTCGGCGCTTGGAACGCCGCACCATTGTGCGCATGAACACCATTCAGC harbors:
- a CDS encoding cytochrome c3 family protein — protein: MKRSASILILFLFFLFVIYQAKAPVEAQNQTPSNVAGQLPDADATKAVQLDCAGCHGPNKTLPYLGGALFHKEAHEAYNHGFHAQALKNGGKAASCLDCHAPGGDMSAILPKSDPKSTINRANIANTCGSCHSKKSVMEGTGISNRPFLAYEESAHARAIARGQIGAAVCTDCHNSHDILPASNNLSPIFKANIPKTCAKCHSQVVNEFIQSVHGAAVERGVSQAPACTDCHGIHTIKPRIDARSTLGTTACAQCHQGVRLTQEFGVQGERVSSYEDSYHGMARKFGSDVAADCASCHGVHNILPSSDPKSMINRDNLVKTCGQCHIGAGEQFIIGKVHLDVPTAEDIGSVATRWVRWIYLILIGVTIGAMAIHNILVWRKKAVERRRLERRTIVRMNTIQRWQHGLLLTSFFALVITGFALKYPDSWLGHLLGSSEAVRRISHRIAGVMMIAVGVFHIFYMLLTKEGRIGLKDFLPRRKDFSDLIQNVRYYLGLASTKPKFARFGYGEKAEYWAVVWGTFVMGLTGLMVWFKVEMFGFLPRWFIDIALAIHWYEAILATLAILVWHIYNVIFDPDVYPLNWAVVDGLVSEEYYKEEHELDYEQMKASEEKQSKEPSAQD